The genomic interval GTACAAAAGTACATTCCACTTTTGAGTTCAGCTATATCAATAAAATTGGAATTTAATTTTGTTACAATTTTTACTATTTGTCCTTTAACATTAGTAATTATAATTCTATCTATTTCTTGAAGCTTATCGTAATCAATTATTATTCTCTCATCTGCAGGATTTGGATAAAGTAATATATTGGGTTGTTTAGTGTTTTTTGTAATACTTGAAAATGCAGAATAGTAATATTCACATCTGTATCTTATTGACCAATATTTATAATAAGAATTCCATTCAAATCTTTCTTCTAATATTAATTTACCATCCTGATTATAGGTATATTCTGTTTTATTGTATTTTACCCATATTTTATTGTCCCTGTCCCAATCATGTTCTAAAGCGGTTTGTATTTTATTTTCATTGGTGTATTTATAAACTTTTTTATATATACCAAGACCTGAACCATTAAATCCTTCTTTTTTAAAAAGTAACCCCGTTTTATAATCAAATTCATAAGAAAATTCAGAATCCAACACCCAGTTATTATCATAAGAATTCCAATCATATTCATATTGTTTACGAATATAATGATGATTACCATAATTGTACTCAAACCTTCTGTATAAAGAAGTATCTGTATCTGATAATTGATAAGTGGTTATTTCTTTAAGGCTATCAAAAAGATTATAATTATAAAGGTAAATTTTGTCAAGAAATATCTGCTTTTTATTATCATCCCAATCATATTGGTTCTTTCGTATTTTTTTTTCATCATGATATTTGTATTCTTCTCTGCTGTGCCATTCAAGTGAGGATGTTTTATTGCACCACCATTTTTCAGCATATTCCGTTAAACATGAAGATGAATTATAAAACCAATGATACTCCATATAGCTATTCCAATTTTCGTGATAAAAATCATATCCATAGCACTTTTTTAGAATTAAATGATTGTAATTATCATAAGAATATAAATAAACTTCACTACTATCCCAAAAATAAAGAGTGTCATTCCATTCAAAACACTTCTCTTTTTCTAACTGTGATTTTTTATTCTGTGTGAAAGACCATTTTTTACGTTGGTTCCATTTGTTAAAGTAC from Bacteroidota bacterium carries:
- a CDS encoding T9SS type A sorting domain-containing protein, with the protein product MKKYIIIAFFILLNISVYSQSTNIKLDSFISYDYSYFTDTIRPEAKTTYLYNWKQLLTKETLFDWDNGYFEMKRKFQYYYNNIGNMDSSIWYFWYFNKWNQRKKWSFTQNKKSQLEKEKCFEWNDTLYFWDSSEVYLYSYDNYNHLILKKCYGYDFYHENWNSYMEYHWFYNSSSCLTEYAEKWWCNKTSSLEWHSREEYKYHDEKKIRKNQYDWDDNKKQIFLDKIYLYNYNLFDSLKEITTYQLSDTDTSLYRRFEYNYGNHHYIRKQYEYDWNSYDNNWVLDSEFSYEFDYKTGLLFKKEGFNGSGLGIYKKVYKYTNENKIQTALEHDWDRDNKIWVKYNKTEYTYNQDGKLILEERFEWNSYYKYWSIRYRCEYYYSAFSSITKNTKQPNILLYPNPADERIIIDYDKLQEIDRIIITNVKGQIVKIVTKLNSNFIDIAELKSGMYFCT